The Glycine soja cultivar W05 chromosome 3, ASM419377v2, whole genome shotgun sequence genome window below encodes:
- the LOC114407314 gene encoding carbon catabolite repressor protein 4 homolog 1-like — MLSVLRVHLPSDIPIVGCELTPYVLLRRPDKTVTTDDFPETAPLDGHFLRYKWYRVQSDKKVAVCSVHPSEQAALQCLGCVKAKIPVAKSYHCSPKCFSDAWQHHRVLHDRAASAANENGNEEEELYGRFNNSGSGSGSINTSLSSSASSASLTNGSAPVYPAAVTQRSGGETWFEVGQFKTYTPTADDIGHVLKFECAVVDSETKLAVGHVNTLLTSRVIPAPSPSPRRLIPVDGMGHLDADGRITSSGTFTVLSYNILSDAYASNDLYNYCPSWALSWPYRRQNLLREIVGYRADIICLQEVQSDHYEEFFSPELDKHGYYGLYKKKTNEVYNGNINTIDGCATFFRRDRFSHVKKYEVEFNKAAQSLTDAVIPTTQKKTALNRLVKDNVALIVVLEAKVNNQPVDNPGKRQLLCVANTHVNVHHDLKDVKLWQVHTLLKGLEKIAASADIPMLVCGDFNSIPGSAPHALLAMGKVDPSHPDLAVDPLNILRPHSKLVHQLPLVSAYSSFARTVGLGFEQHKGRLDNATNEPLFTNVTRDFIGSLDYIFYTADSLVVESLLELLDEESLRKDTALPSPEWSSDHIAMLAEFRCCKNRSRR; from the exons GTATCGTGTACAGAGTGATAAAAAGGTTGCTGTTTGTAGTGTACATCCTTCTGAGCAGGCCGCACTGCAGTGCCTAGGTTGTGTAAAGGCTAAAATACCTGTTGCCAAAAGTTATCACTGCTCTCCAAAGTGTTTTTCAGATGCATGGCAGCATCATCGTGTCTTACATGACCGTGCTGCAAGTGCAGCTAATGAAAatggaaatgaagaagaagagttatATGGGCGATTTAATAATTCTGGATCTGGATCTGGATCAATCAATACCAGCTTATCTTCCTCTGCATCAAGTGCTAGCTTGACAAATGGGTCTGCACCTGTGTATCCAGCAGCTGTGACGCAACGGAGTGGTGGTGAAACTTGGTTTGAAGTTGGACAATTTAAGACGTATACCCCAACAGCTGATGACATTGGACATGTCCTTAAATTCGAGTGTGCTGTAGTTGATTCAGAGACCAAACTTGCTGTAGGGCATGTAAACACTCTACTAACTTCCCGTGTCATTCCTGCTCCCTCGCCTAGCCCGCGCCGACTGATACCTGTTGATGGGATGGGACATTTGGATGCTGATGGGCGTATAACATCTTCAGGAACTTTTACTGTTCTATCATACAACATATTATCTGATGCATATGCCTCAAATGACCTATACAATTACTGCCCTTCGTGGGCTCTTTCCTGGCCATATCGCAGGCAAAATCTGTTACGAGAAATAGTTGGTTACCGTGCAGATATTATTTGTCTTCAGGAG GTTCAAAGTGATCATTATGAAGAATTTTTTTCTCCTGAACTGGACAAACATGGTTATTATGGtctttacaaaaagaaaacaaatgag GTATACAATGGAAACATTAATACAATTGATGGGTGTGCAACATTTTTCCGTAGAGACAGATTTTCACATGTGAAAAAATATGAG GTTGAATTTAATAAGGCTGCACAGTCTTTAACAGATGCTGTGATTCCAACCACTCAGAAGAAAACTGCCTTGAATAGATTGGTTAAG GATAATGTTGCACTAATAGTTGTTTTAGAAGCAAAAGTTAACAATCAGCCTGTTGATAATCCAGGGAAAAGACAGCTTCTTTGTGTG GCAAATACACATGTAAATGTTCACCATGATTTAAAGGATGTCAAACTGTGGCAG GTGCACACTCTCTTGAAAGGATTGGAGAAAATTGCTGCAAGTGCAGATATTCCAATGTTGGTTTGTGGGGACTTTAATTCAATTCCAGGAAG TGCTCCTCATGCACTTCTTGCAATGGGGAAGGTAGATCCATCGCATCCTGATTTAGCAGTTGACCCACTTAATATATTGCGTCCTCACAGCAAGTTGGTTCACCAGTTGCCACTG GTCAGTGCTTATTCGTCTTTTGCTAGAACGGTTGGTCTTGGATTTGAGCAGCATAAAGGGAGACTAGACAATGCAACAAATGAACCTTTATTCACAAATGTAACTAGAGATTTTATTGGCTCTCTTGATTACATATTTTACACAG CGGATTCATTGGTTGTGGAGTCATTGTTGGAGCTATTGGATGAGGAAAGTTTGAGGAAAGACACAGCACTTCCTTCTCCTGAATGGTCCTCTGATCATATAGCTATGTTAGCTGAGTTCCGCTGCTGCAAGAATAGATCTAGGCGTTGA